A portion of the Nitratidesulfovibrio termitidis HI1 genome contains these proteins:
- the hisG gene encoding ATP phosphoribosyltransferase has protein sequence MSGNNMLKIGIPKGSLEEATVNLFARSGWKIRKHHRNYFPEINDPELTARLCRVQEIPRYLEDGVLDVGLTGKDWLLETGADVVTVSDLVYSKVSNRPARWVLAVAGDSPYVRPEDLAGCTIATELLGVTRRYFEDAGIPVKVQYSWGATEAKVVEGLADAIVEVTETGTTIKAHGLRIIAEVLLTNTVLIAGKAAWADPWKRAKIEQIDLLLQGALRADSLVGLKMNVPAHNLDAVLDQLPSLNSPTVAGLRDSTWFAVEIVVENDLVRDLIPRLRSAGAEGIIEYSLNKVI, from the coding sequence ATGTCCGGCAACAACATGCTGAAGATCGGCATTCCCAAGGGCTCGCTCGAAGAAGCCACCGTGAACCTGTTCGCCCGCTCCGGGTGGAAGATCCGCAAGCATCACCGCAACTATTTTCCGGAAATCAACGACCCGGAACTGACCGCGCGCCTCTGCCGGGTGCAGGAAATTCCCCGCTACCTCGAAGACGGCGTGCTCGACGTGGGCTTGACCGGCAAGGACTGGCTGCTGGAAACCGGGGCCGACGTGGTCACCGTGTCCGACCTGGTCTATTCCAAGGTCAGCAACCGTCCGGCCCGCTGGGTGCTGGCCGTGGCCGGTGATTCGCCCTACGTCCGGCCAGAGGATCTTGCCGGGTGCACCATCGCCACCGAATTGCTGGGCGTTACCCGCCGCTACTTCGAGGACGCGGGCATCCCCGTCAAGGTGCAGTATTCCTGGGGCGCCACCGAGGCCAAGGTTGTGGAAGGGCTGGCTGACGCCATCGTCGAGGTCACCGAAACCGGCACCACCATCAAGGCCCACGGCCTGCGCATCATCGCCGAAGTGCTGCTGACCAACACCGTGCTCATCGCGGGCAAGGCCGCCTGGGCCGACCCGTGGAAGCGCGCCAAGATCGAGCAGATCGACCTGCTGCTGCAAGGCGCGCTGCGCGCCGATTCGCTGGTGGGCCTGAAGATGAACGTGCCCGCCCACAACCTGGACGCGGTGCTCGATCAACTGCCCAGCCTCAACTCGCCCACCGTGGCCGGGCTGCGCGACAGCACCTGGTTCGCCGTGGAAATCGTGGTGGAAAACGACCTGGTGCGCGACCTCATCCCCCGCCTGCGCTCCGCCGGGGCCGAAGGCATCATCGAGTATTCGCTGAACAAGGTCATTTAA
- a CDS encoding polysaccharide deacetylase family protein, whose translation MTTAGVTRYTALRSVAGRMSLSGAIASSCSLPLSAALPCHDRGDCRTRCLPVLLLTLLFLLCAPTAYAGAPSLADLPLPELKARLTTRYGGQQPGQWGPALPGTLTRLPVSVESPASKKGPVTVALTFDACGGGYDASIIALLRELGVSATLFLAGPWLAAHPAEAADLAADPLFEIANHGARHRPASVTGRAAYGIRGTRSVAEFVDEVESNARRLAALTGVRPRFYRAATLFCDEVAVRIAADLGQTVTGCTVAVDAGATLPAPAVTRNLLAARNGDILLLHMNKPGAGSGAGLRAALPELLRRGVCFVRLSDAVDAAVEAVTAP comes from the coding sequence ATGACCACCGCAGGGGTGACGAGGTACACCGCGCTGCGGTCCGTCGCGGGACGGATGTCCCTGTCCGGGGCCATCGCTTCGTCGTGTTCCTTGCCGCTCTCTGCGGCGTTGCCCTGCCACGATCGCGGAGACTGTCGCACGCGGTGTCTGCCCGTTCTGTTACTCACGCTGCTGTTTCTGCTATGCGCACCAACAGCTTATGCGGGTGCGCCATCCCTTGCCGATCTGCCCCTGCCGGAACTGAAGGCCCGCCTCACGACCCGCTACGGCGGGCAGCAGCCTGGTCAGTGGGGACCTGCCCTGCCCGGCACGCTCACCCGTTTGCCCGTGTCCGTCGAATCCCCTGCGTCCAAGAAAGGCCCGGTCACCGTGGCCCTGACCTTTGACGCCTGCGGCGGCGGGTACGATGCCTCGATCATCGCGCTGCTGCGTGAACTGGGCGTGTCCGCCACCCTGTTTCTGGCCGGGCCATGGCTTGCCGCCCACCCCGCCGAAGCAGCCGACCTTGCCGCCGATCCGCTGTTCGAGATCGCCAACCACGGAGCGCGCCACCGCCCCGCCTCGGTGACCGGGCGGGCCGCCTACGGTATCCGGGGCACCCGCTCCGTGGCCGAATTCGTGGACGAGGTGGAATCCAACGCCCGGCGGCTGGCCGCCCTCACCGGCGTGCGCCCGCGCTTCTACCGGGCCGCCACCCTGTTCTGCGACGAGGTGGCCGTGCGCATTGCGGCGGATCTTGGCCAGACCGTCACCGGCTGCACCGTGGCGGTGGATGCCGGGGCCACGCTGCCCGCACCTGCCGTTACCCGCAACCTGCTGGCCGCCCGCAACGGCGACATCCTGCTGTTGCACATGAACAAGCCGGGTGCGGGCAGCGGCGCGGGGCTGCGGGCAGCCCTGCCGGAACTGCTGCGGCGCGGGGTGTGCTTCGTGCGCCTGTCCGATGCGGTGGACGCTGCCGTAGAGGCAGTTACGGCACCGTGA
- a CDS encoding extracellular solute-binding protein has product MVGLALAVLAATLFAGPAMAAEEKVLNVYNWSEYVPQSVLDRFTKETGIKVVYTTYESNEAMYAKIKLLKGVGYDVIVPSTYFISMMRDDGLLTRIDKSRLKNFKNLSPKVLNQPFDPGNEYSVPYMWGSAGLMVNKKVVDPASITSWNDLNRPEFAGKVILSDDQRDSMGVALKALGYSVNSTSEKEIKAAYEWLKKLLPAVRVFDVTASKQAFISEEVAAGLIWNGDAYIAASENENLVYVYPREGVPLWVDSLAIPVGAKHKDNAHKFIDFLLRPDVAKECVEEYNYSTPNVAAQKMLSPELAKSRITSPTDADLKNAEFTNSVGNALETYEKYWEMLKTGS; this is encoded by the coding sequence ATGGTGGGCCTTGCCCTGGCGGTGCTGGCGGCGACGCTGTTCGCAGGCCCCGCCATGGCGGCGGAAGAAAAGGTGCTGAACGTCTACAACTGGTCGGAATACGTGCCCCAGTCGGTGCTCGACCGGTTCACCAAGGAGACGGGCATCAAGGTGGTGTACACCACCTACGAATCCAACGAGGCCATGTACGCCAAGATCAAGCTGCTGAAGGGCGTGGGCTACGACGTGATCGTGCCGTCCACCTACTTCATCTCCATGATGCGCGACGACGGGCTGCTGACCAGGATCGACAAGTCCAGGCTGAAGAATTTCAAGAATCTTTCGCCCAAGGTGCTGAACCAGCCGTTCGACCCGGGCAATGAATACTCCGTGCCCTACATGTGGGGTTCCGCGGGCCTGATGGTGAATAAAAAGGTTGTGGACCCGGCCTCCATCACCAGTTGGAACGACCTGAACCGCCCCGAATTCGCGGGTAAGGTCATCCTGTCCGACGACCAGCGCGACTCCATGGGCGTGGCCCTGAAGGCGCTGGGCTACTCGGTGAACTCCACCAGCGAGAAGGAAATCAAGGCCGCCTACGAATGGCTGAAGAAGCTGCTGCCCGCCGTGCGCGTGTTCGACGTGACCGCCAGCAAGCAGGCCTTCATCAGCGAGGAAGTGGCCGCGGGCCTGATCTGGAACGGCGATGCCTACATTGCCGCCAGCGAGAACGAGAACCTGGTGTACGTCTACCCCAGGGAAGGCGTGCCCCTGTGGGTGGACAGCCTGGCCATTCCCGTGGGCGCCAAGCACAAGGACAACGCTCACAAGTTCATCGACTTTTTGCTGCGGCCCGACGTGGCCAAGGAATGCGTGGAGGAATACAACTACTCCACCCCCAACGTGGCCGCGCAGAAGATGCTTTCGCCCGAACTGGCCAAGAGCCGCATCACCTCGCCCACCGACGCGGACCTGAAGAACGCCGAGTTCACCAACAGCGTGGGCAATGCGCTTGAAACCTACGAAAAGTATTGGGAGATGCTGAAGACGGGCAGCTAG
- a CDS encoding aldehyde ferredoxin oxidoreductase C-terminal domain-containing protein, whose protein sequence is MAKFIRIDMGTRTTEIGDCPEKYAGLAGRGLTSTFIADEVKPTCHPLGKYNKLVFAPGFLTGTSAVNSGRISCGAKSPLTGGIKESNSGGSFSQKMARLDIKALVFEGLPADGTYVVVKVDKDGVTLDDAPAEIMGAGNYDAIKVLQNKYGPKVGVALIGPAGEMKLSAANISFADPEGNIRSAGRGGLGAVMGSKGIKAVVIDDAGAPAVTIAKPEEFKSAAKRFANALTTHPVTGQGLPKYGTNVLVNILNEAGGLPTENFRRGRNEWANNIGGETMAATIEERGGKTTHGCHAGCVIRCSQHYMDKQGKYITSGFEYETIWALGADAAIDDLDAIAYADREYDEAGIDSIETSVAVAVAMDAGVIPWGDAKAALDLIKEIRQGTPLGRILGCGAAAVGQMYGLTRVPVVKNQAIPAYDPRAVKGVGLTYATTPMGADHTAGYAVATNILRVGGFVDPLGKEGQVELSRNLQIATAAVDSTGMCLFIAFAILDIPDGFNALVDMINARYDLALTGDDVTALGKTILKAELDFNRRAGFTSAHDRLPEFFEEPCPPHNTVWDFTDEEIDSVLAF, encoded by the coding sequence ATGGCGAAATTCATACGCATTGACATGGGTACGAGGACGACGGAGATCGGGGACTGTCCCGAAAAGTATGCCGGGCTTGCGGGGCGCGGCCTGACGTCCACGTTCATCGCCGACGAGGTGAAGCCCACCTGCCATCCCCTTGGCAAGTACAACAAGCTGGTCTTTGCGCCCGGTTTTCTCACCGGCACCAGCGCGGTCAACTCCGGTCGCATTTCCTGCGGGGCCAAAAGCCCGCTTACCGGCGGCATCAAGGAAAGCAACAGCGGCGGCAGCTTTTCGCAGAAGATGGCCCGCCTGGACATCAAGGCACTGGTGTTCGAAGGCCTGCCCGCAGACGGCACGTACGTCGTGGTCAAGGTGGACAAGGACGGCGTGACCCTTGACGACGCCCCCGCAGAAATCATGGGCGCTGGCAACTACGACGCCATCAAGGTGTTGCAGAACAAGTACGGCCCCAAGGTGGGCGTTGCGCTCATCGGTCCGGCGGGCGAGATGAAGCTGTCTGCCGCCAACATTTCCTTTGCCGATCCGGAAGGCAACATCCGCAGCGCCGGGCGCGGCGGGCTGGGCGCCGTCATGGGTTCCAAGGGCATCAAGGCCGTGGTCATCGACGATGCGGGCGCGCCCGCCGTGACCATCGCCAAGCCCGAGGAATTCAAGAGCGCGGCCAAGCGCTTTGCCAACGCCCTGACCACCCACCCCGTCACCGGCCAGGGCCTGCCCAAGTACGGCACCAACGTGCTGGTGAACATCCTGAACGAAGCGGGCGGCCTGCCCACGGAAAACTTCCGCCGGGGCCGCAACGAGTGGGCCAACAACATCGGCGGCGAAACCATGGCTGCCACCATCGAGGAACGCGGCGGCAAGACCACCCACGGCTGCCATGCCGGGTGCGTCATCCGCTGTTCGCAGCACTACATGGACAAGCAGGGCAAGTACATCACCAGCGGCTTCGAGTATGAAACCATCTGGGCGCTGGGGGCGGATGCCGCCATCGACGACCTGGACGCCATCGCCTACGCCGACCGCGAGTACGACGAAGCGGGCATAGACTCCATCGAGACCTCGGTGGCCGTGGCCGTGGCCATGGACGCGGGCGTCATCCCGTGGGGCGACGCCAAGGCCGCGCTGGATTTGATCAAGGAAATTCGCCAGGGCACCCCGCTTGGCCGCATCCTGGGTTGCGGCGCGGCTGCCGTGGGCCAGATGTACGGGCTTACCCGCGTGCCGGTGGTGAAGAACCAGGCCATCCCCGCCTACGACCCGCGCGCGGTGAAGGGCGTGGGCCTGACCTACGCCACCACCCCCATGGGCGCCGACCACACCGCCGGGTACGCCGTGGCCACCAACATCCTGCGCGTGGGCGGCTTTGTCGATCCGCTGGGCAAGGAAGGGCAGGTGGAGCTTTCGCGCAACCTGCAAATCGCCACCGCCGCCGTGGATTCCACCGGCATGTGCCTGTTCATCGCCTTCGCCATCCTGGACATTCCCGACGGGTTCAACGCGCTGGTCGACATGATCAATGCGCGCTACGATCTGGCCCTGACCGGCGACGACGTGACGGCCCTTGGCAAGACCATCCTGAAGGCCGAACTGGACTTCAACCGCCGCGCCGGGTTCACCAGCGCGCACGACCGGCTGCCCGAGTTCTTCGAGGAACCGTGCCCCCCGCACAACACCGTGTGGGACTTCACGGACGAGGAAATCGACAGCGTGCTGGCCTTCTAG
- the potC gene encoding spermidine/putrescine ABC transporter permease PotC: MKLRTLRTWLVWLVYAFLYVPILVVIVYSFNDARYTTEWKGFTLKWYSALAANGPLVDAALNSLSVATLAATIATVLGTLAAICIRRYRFPGRKVLHGCIYVLTVSPDIVMGISLLIFFIAMGVQLGFWTLLAAHVTLALPFVTVTVLARLAEFDEQLIEAARDLGASEWRAFRHVLLPLAAPAVAAGWLLSFTLSMDDVLVSFFVTGPTFEVLPLRVYSMVRLGVKPDINALSAVMFTVTIVLVLLAQTLTRTRRK; encoded by the coding sequence ATGAAGCTGCGCACCCTTCGCACGTGGCTGGTCTGGCTGGTCTACGCCTTCCTGTACGTGCCCATCCTGGTGGTCATCGTCTATTCCTTCAACGACGCGCGCTACACCACCGAATGGAAGGGCTTCACCCTAAAGTGGTATTCCGCCCTGGCCGCCAACGGCCCGCTGGTGGACGCCGCGCTGAACTCGCTGTCCGTGGCCACCCTGGCCGCCACCATCGCCACGGTGCTGGGCACGCTGGCGGCCATCTGCATCCGGCGCTACCGTTTTCCGGGGCGCAAGGTGCTGCACGGCTGCATCTACGTGCTCACCGTGTCGCCGGACATCGTCATGGGCATCTCGCTGCTCATCTTCTTCATCGCCATGGGGGTGCAACTGGGCTTCTGGACCCTGCTGGCGGCCCACGTCACCCTGGCGCTGCCCTTTGTCACCGTGACGGTGCTGGCGCGCCTGGCCGAGTTTGACGAACAGCTCATCGAGGCCGCGCGCGACCTTGGCGCGTCGGAATGGCGGGCCTTTCGCCATGTGCTGCTGCCCCTGGCCGCGCCTGCCGTGGCGGCGGGGTGGCTGCTGTCGTTCACCCTGTCCATGGACGACGTGCTGGTGAGCTTTTTCGTCACCGGGCCCACCTTCGAGGTGCTGCCCCTGCGCGTCTATTCCATGGTCCGCCTTGGCGTGAAGCCGGACATCAACGCCCTGTCGGCGGTGATGTTCACGGTAACCATAGTGCTGGTGCTGCTGGCACAAACCCTTACCAGGACGAGGAGGAAATGA
- the hisI gene encoding phosphoribosyl-AMP cyclohydrolase, producing the protein MAQASDAAQGFRPDFAKMNGLVPAIAQCAATGEVLMMAWMNEEAWDATLATGEAHYFSRSRGRLWHKGGTSGHTQHIKAVRLDCDSDTVLLLVDQKGGAACHEGYRSCFYRELKDGAPVICSPRVFDPKEVYK; encoded by the coding sequence ATGGCTCAGGCTTCCGACGCCGCACAAGGCTTCCGTCCCGATTTTGCGAAAATGAACGGTCTCGTGCCCGCCATCGCCCAGTGCGCCGCCACCGGCGAAGTGCTGATGATGGCCTGGATGAACGAAGAAGCATGGGACGCCACCCTCGCCACCGGCGAGGCGCATTACTTCAGCCGCAGCCGTGGCCGGTTGTGGCACAAGGGCGGCACGTCGGGCCATACCCAGCATATCAAGGCCGTGCGCCTGGACTGCGACAGCGACACCGTGTTGCTGCTCGTGGATCAGAAGGGCGGCGCGGCCTGCCATGAAGGGTACCGCAGCTGTTTCTACCGAGAGCTGAAGGACGGCGCACCCGTCATCTGCTCGCCCCGCGTGTTCGACCCCAAGGAGGTCTACAAATAA
- the potB gene encoding spermidine/putrescine ABC transporter permease PotB, producing the protein MTQRRPFRTASIAVVWLWLGLFALLPNLGLLLVTFLERGESDFVSLVFTWDNYARLADPVFIRILGESLWLAAASTLVCLLIGYPFAYAVATARRALRPWLLLLVVIPFWTNSLIRTYALIIILKSQGLASDVLLALGLVNEPVSFMYSEFAVFTGLTYTLLPFMILPLYASIEKLDKRLLDAAKDLGASSLRAFWHVTLPLTLPGIVAGCMLVFLPSLGCFYIPEILGGAKSMLIGNFIKNQFLVARDWPLGAAASTIMTALLVLMIIGYWLSSRRVALRERKGADTGAATAGRTPDATHEDGDGMTHGAHGARGRA; encoded by the coding sequence ATGACGCAGCGTAGACCCTTCCGCACCGCCAGCATCGCCGTGGTCTGGTTGTGGCTGGGGCTGTTCGCCCTGTTGCCCAACCTCGGCCTGTTGCTGGTCACCTTTCTGGAGCGGGGCGAGTCGGACTTCGTGTCCCTGGTGTTCACGTGGGACAACTACGCCCGCCTCGCCGACCCGGTGTTCATCAGGATACTGGGCGAATCGCTGTGGCTGGCCGCCGCCAGCACCCTGGTGTGCCTGCTGATCGGCTACCCGTTCGCCTATGCCGTGGCCACGGCCCGGCGCGCGTTGCGCCCCTGGCTGCTGTTGCTGGTGGTCATCCCGTTCTGGACCAACTCGCTCATCCGCACCTACGCGCTGATCATCATCCTGAAGTCGCAGGGCCTCGCCTCCGACGTGCTGCTGGCCCTGGGGCTGGTCAACGAGCCGGTGTCGTTCATGTACAGCGAGTTCGCCGTGTTCACGGGGCTTACCTATACCTTGCTGCCGTTCATGATCCTGCCGCTGTACGCGTCCATAGAAAAGCTGGACAAGCGGCTGCTGGACGCGGCCAAGGACCTGGGTGCCAGCAGCCTGCGCGCCTTCTGGCACGTCACCCTGCCGCTGACCCTGCCGGGCATCGTGGCCGGGTGCATGCTGGTGTTCCTGCCCTCGCTGGGGTGTTTCTACATTCCGGAAATCCTGGGCGGGGCCAAGAGCATGCTCATCGGCAACTTCATCAAGAACCAGTTCCTGGTGGCGCGCGACTGGCCGCTGGGCGCCGCCGCCAGCACCATCATGACCGCGCTGCTGGTGCTGATGATCATCGGCTACTGGCTCAGCAGCCGCCGGGTGGCCCTGCGCGAGCGCAAGGGTGCGGATACCGGGGCGGCCACCGCCGGTCGCACGCCCGATGCAACGCACGAAGACGGCGACGGCATGACGCACGGTGCGCATGGCGCGCGGGGGAGGGCGTAG
- a CDS encoding shikimate dehydrogenase family protein has translation MPAHPFLPRELYGIIGHPLGHTMSPLLHNWGFGLLDVPAVYMAWPLEPGRVGDFITAVRTLPIRGASVTIPHKQAVLPLLDGVSDRARAVGAVNTLYWRDGQLLGENTDVTGFLAPLRQRAATGWRCERALVLGNGGAARAVLAGLRELGPAGDGVVAAVAVTGRNAEKAAPLAAEFGAAVVDWDARADWGADLVVNTTPMGMSGERQGDSAFPGEGFVAQGVAAAGAGEGRPGLAYDLVYNPLRTRFLSEAADAGWDTQDGLAMFVEQGREQFRLWTGLELPGEGARTLVSVALGLGDVAVGRVCGQCELPGLGKE, from the coding sequence ATGCCCGCACATCCGTTCCTGCCCCGCGAACTCTACGGCATCATCGGCCATCCCCTCGGCCATACCATGAGCCCCCTGCTGCACAACTGGGGCTTCGGCCTGCTGGACGTGCCCGCCGTGTACATGGCCTGGCCGCTGGAGCCGGGCCGCGTGGGCGACTTCATCACCGCCGTGCGCACCCTGCCCATACGCGGGGCCAGCGTCACCATTCCCCACAAGCAGGCCGTGCTGCCCCTGCTGGATGGCGTCAGCGACCGTGCCCGTGCCGTGGGCGCGGTGAACACCCTGTACTGGCGCGACGGCCAGTTGCTGGGCGAAAATACCGACGTTACCGGATTCCTGGCCCCGCTGCGCCAGCGCGCAGCCACAGGGTGGCGGTGCGAAAGGGCACTGGTGCTGGGTAACGGCGGCGCTGCCCGCGCCGTGCTGGCCGGTCTGCGCGAGCTTGGCCCCGCCGGTGACGGCGTGGTGGCCGCGGTGGCCGTTACCGGGCGCAACGCGGAAAAGGCCGCCCCGCTGGCCGCCGAATTCGGCGCGGCGGTCGTGGACTGGGATGCCCGCGCCGACTGGGGCGCGGACCTTGTGGTCAACACTACCCCCATGGGCATGTCCGGCGAGCGGCAGGGCGACAGCGCCTTTCCGGGAGAGGGCTTTGTAGCGCAGGGCGTTGCAGCGGCAGGGGCGGGAGAAGGACGGCCCGGCCTGGCCTATGACCTTGTCTACAACCCGCTGCGCACCCGCTTTCTGTCCGAAGCCGCCGACGCGGGTTGGGATACGCAGGACGGTCTGGCCATGTTCGTGGAACAGGGCCGGGAGCAGTTCCGCCTGTGGACCGGACTGGAACTGCCCGGCGAAGGCGCGCGCACATTGGTTTCCGTGGCCCTGGGGCTGGGAGACGTGGCCGTGGGCCGCGTCTGCGGTCAGTGCGAGTTGCCCGGTCTGGGCAAGGAGTAG
- the potA gene encoding spermidine/putrescine ABC transporter ATP-binding protein PotA — MAEQDHIIELRGVTKTFEDTVALDSIDLTIRNGEFLTLLGPSGCGKTTILRLLSGFEQPTAGEVRINGQVVNRVPPEQRQVNTVFQNYALFPHMTVRDNVAFGLKMQGVAADETARRVLDALRMVHLENFADRKPRQLSGGQQQRVAIARAVINNPLVLLLDEPFSALDFKLRKQMQLEIKHLQRQLGITFVFVTHDQEEAFAMSDRVVVMNEGRIEQIGAPKEIYEEPANMYVARFVGDINALPGRIDAVRLDWSAAPGTPLAPPAPGTPEHAALPPDLKPGEHLYDATVGGTVFPVRSPRRLAPGDGVQVLLRPEDLRIDRIADAETPDWPHLWGRIEESVYKGATVDLVITLDDGQRLMAAEFFNEDDEDINYNPGERVAVSWVDGWEVLLPDDAA, encoded by the coding sequence ATGGCAGAACAGGATCACATCATCGAGTTGCGCGGCGTCACCAAGACGTTCGAAGACACCGTGGCGCTCGATTCCATAGACCTCACCATCCGCAACGGCGAGTTCCTGACCCTGCTGGGGCCGTCGGGCTGCGGCAAGACCACCATCCTGCGCCTGCTTTCGGGCTTCGAGCAGCCCACGGCGGGCGAGGTGCGCATCAACGGCCAGGTGGTCAATCGCGTGCCCCCGGAACAGCGCCAGGTGAACACCGTGTTCCAGAATTACGCCCTGTTCCCGCACATGACCGTGCGCGACAACGTGGCCTTCGGGCTGAAGATGCAGGGCGTTGCGGCGGACGAAACGGCCCGCCGCGTGCTGGACGCCCTGCGCATGGTGCACCTGGAAAACTTCGCCGACCGCAAGCCGCGCCAGCTTTCCGGCGGGCAGCAGCAGCGCGTGGCCATTGCCCGCGCGGTCATCAACAACCCGCTGGTGCTCCTGCTGGACGAACCCTTCAGCGCGCTGGACTTCAAGCTGCGCAAGCAGATGCAACTGGAAATCAAGCACCTGCAACGGCAGCTGGGCATCACCTTCGTGTTCGTCACCCACGATCAGGAAGAAGCCTTCGCCATGTCCGACCGGGTGGTGGTGATGAACGAGGGCCGCATAGAGCAGATCGGCGCGCCCAAGGAAATCTACGAGGAACCCGCCAACATGTACGTGGCGCGCTTCGTGGGCGACATCAACGCGCTGCCGGGCCGCATCGACGCCGTACGCCTGGACTGGTCCGCCGCGCCGGGTACGCCGCTGGCCCCGCCCGCGCCGGGCACGCCGGAGCACGCCGCCCTGCCGCCGGACCTGAAGCCCGGCGAACACCTGTACGATGCCACCGTGGGCGGCACCGTGTTTCCGGTGCGTTCGCCCCGCAGGCTGGCCCCCGGCGATGGGGTGCAGGTGCTGCTGCGACCGGAGGATTTGCGCATCGACCGCATTGCGGATGCGGAAACCCCGGACTGGCCGCACCTGTGGGGCCGCATCGAGGAATCGGTATACAAGGGCGCCACGGTGGACCTGGTCATCACCCTGGACGACGGCCAGCGCCTGATGGCGGCGGAGTTCTTCAACGAGGACGACGAGGACATCAACTACAACCCCGGCGAGCGCGTTGCCGTGAGCTGGGTGGACGGATGGGAGGTACTGCTGCCCGATGACGCAGCGTAG